From the genome of Nitrospira sp., one region includes:
- the bamD gene encoding outer membrane protein assembly factor BamD, translating into MRWHSRELCVQLVLVVGLLCAVDGCSSKPKPTADAKAVSGTDEQIFLGDTIEKNYDPNVIMKRGEAFFDKEEFAEAIIEYQHFLELHRAHPLAVYAQFRLAESHLRMGKSIDRDPDPIQKSIAAFEKLRKDFPNSKYETQALQRLADCHDWLAQTHLFVGQFYYRRSSYLAAAHRFDLIMKDYPDKKVAPEALYYLAMTYQELGAKDWAVEKLQLLAEKYPQSEVADSGRRLLSKLEKQVASPPPVVAANTPPQREPSEPANRLLAASVPEASLAAPMSPAIPDLKPTPSASLRQPFVACRLGAWC; encoded by the coding sequence ATGCGCTGGCATTCAAGGGAATTGTGTGTGCAGTTGGTCTTGGTTGTTGGTTTACTCTGCGCGGTGGATGGCTGTTCCAGTAAACCGAAACCCACGGCCGATGCCAAAGCGGTCAGCGGCACCGACGAGCAAATCTTCCTGGGCGATACGATCGAGAAGAACTACGATCCCAACGTCATTATGAAGCGCGGCGAGGCCTTTTTTGACAAGGAAGAATTCGCCGAGGCGATCATCGAATACCAGCATTTTCTGGAGCTGCATCGTGCCCACCCGCTGGCCGTATATGCACAATTCCGGTTAGCCGAAAGCCATCTCCGGATGGGAAAATCGATCGACCGGGACCCGGACCCCATCCAAAAGTCGATTGCCGCCTTCGAGAAGTTGCGCAAGGACTTCCCCAACAGCAAATACGAAACCCAGGCTCTTCAACGATTGGCTGATTGCCACGATTGGCTCGCGCAGACCCACTTGTTTGTCGGCCAATTCTACTACCGCCGTTCCTCCTACCTCGCGGCGGCGCATCGCTTCGACCTGATTATGAAAGACTATCCTGACAAGAAGGTGGCCCCGGAAGCCCTGTACTATCTGGCGATGACCTATCAGGAACTTGGCGCGAAGGACTGGGCCGTGGAAAAACTTCAGCTCCTCGCCGAAAAATATCCGCAGAGCGAGGTGGCGGACAGCGGCCGTCGCCTACTGTCCAAATTGGAGAAACAGGTTGCCTCGCCGCCGCCAGTGGTCGCCGCGAACACCCCGCCTCAACGTGAGCCGAGCGAGCCTGCCAACCGGCTCCTGGCGGCTTCTGTCCCGGAAGCGAGTCTTGCCGCTCCCATGTCGCCGGCCATTCCTGACCTGAAACCGACTCCGAGTGCATCCCTGCGCCAGCCATTTGTCGCCTGCCGGCTCGGCGCCTGGTGTTGA
- a CDS encoding geranylgeranyl reductase family protein, whose product MCTAYDVVVVGLGPAGATAAAVLSRGGLAVLGLERDTHPRYKVCGGGLSARIEQLLDPGFRSVVEQTITGVQFVHRGRDPLVIHASEPIAYMVMRDRFDHYLVQQAIEAGADIRTDAGVDEISQDSSGVEVVTGHGRFRAQLVIGADGANSLVARHLFPNRSQYRAPALESEVQIRDGRDFPGAGTILVDVGAARHGYGWIFPKRDCLSVGVGEFRRKATSLRATFDRFVQEGANLRGWDVPRPLGHPIPAYSEPEGWDAKNGHSLFVRGRAALIGDAGHLVDPLFGEGIYYAVRSGQMVARAILEEKRIGAESLLAYEAALEREILPDFRVTGRIARVVYTFPRLAFTLLRRYQEVVQAYFKVLQGHTTAAQFLPEAKQRLKASVNDLLLEALQMR is encoded by the coding sequence ATGTGTACAGCGTATGATGTGGTGGTTGTCGGCCTGGGGCCTGCAGGCGCCACCGCTGCGGCGGTGCTCAGTCGTGGTGGCCTGGCGGTGCTCGGTTTGGAGAGGGATACTCATCCGCGTTACAAAGTATGCGGCGGCGGCCTCTCGGCGCGTATCGAACAATTGTTGGACCCAGGTTTTCGGTCAGTTGTTGAGCAGACCATCACGGGTGTGCAGTTTGTCCATCGAGGCCGGGATCCGCTGGTGATTCATGCCTCAGAGCCCATCGCCTATATGGTCATGCGCGATCGGTTCGATCACTATCTGGTGCAACAGGCGATAGAAGCGGGAGCCGACATTCGTACCGATGCCGGTGTAGACGAGATTTCTCAGGATAGCAGTGGCGTGGAGGTGGTCACCGGGCATGGGCGATTTCGCGCGCAGCTGGTGATCGGTGCGGACGGGGCCAATAGTCTGGTCGCACGACACCTGTTTCCGAACCGCTCGCAGTATCGGGCTCCTGCGCTGGAAAGCGAAGTGCAGATCCGTGATGGGCGAGATTTCCCCGGCGCGGGGACGATTCTCGTGGATGTGGGCGCGGCTCGGCATGGCTATGGATGGATTTTTCCGAAGCGAGACTGTCTCTCAGTGGGCGTGGGAGAATTTCGTCGGAAAGCGACGAGTCTTCGCGCAACCTTCGATCGGTTCGTGCAGGAAGGGGCGAACCTGAGGGGGTGGGACGTTCCACGCCCGCTTGGGCACCCGATTCCCGCCTACTCAGAACCAGAAGGGTGGGACGCAAAGAATGGCCACTCCCTCTTTGTCCGCGGACGTGCGGCGTTGATCGGTGATGCGGGGCATTTGGTCGATCCGTTGTTCGGGGAGGGCATCTACTACGCGGTCCGGTCCGGGCAGATGGTCGCTCGAGCGATTCTGGAAGAGAAGCGGATCGGTGCGGAATCACTGCTTGCCTATGAGGCGGCGTTGGAGCGAGAGATTCTTCCGGACTTTCGTGTGACAGGTCGTATTGCGAGAGTTGTCTACACCTTTCCCCGTCTCGCCTTTACATTGCTGCGTCGCTATCAGGAGGTGGTGCAGGCCTATTTCAAGGTATTGCAGGGGCACACGACCGCCGCGCAGTTTCTGCCTGAAGCGAAACAGCGGCTGAAGGCGTCGGTCAATGACCTCCTTCTCGAAGCGTTGCAGATGCGGTGA
- a CDS encoding cytochrome c biogenesis protein CcdA — protein sequence MTDSVQSISLVAAFSAGLLSFVSPCVLPLVPSYISYITGLSIEQLTDVSERSRFRKAIVVNSLLFIAGFSAVFVAFGASASLLGQALITYQEHLRRFGGIVVIVFGLYLLGVLNLNFLKMEHRYQFRNRPAGLLGSFLIGVAFAAGWTPCVGPVLGTILLYASTTESMMSGIILLTCYSLGLALPLFLTALGVDRFLSYFKEVRTYLWGVSTVSGVLLIVVGVMIYANSLTMITSFLERYGIGWYLGQ from the coding sequence ATGACTGACTCGGTGCAATCGATCTCACTGGTGGCTGCGTTTTCTGCCGGGTTGTTATCGTTCGTGTCTCCCTGTGTGCTGCCCCTCGTGCCCTCGTACATTTCCTACATCACCGGGCTGTCGATTGAACAATTGACCGATGTCTCGGAACGCAGCCGATTCCGCAAGGCGATCGTCGTCAATTCTCTTCTGTTTATCGCCGGATTCTCCGCGGTGTTTGTGGCATTCGGGGCGTCGGCAAGCCTGTTGGGCCAGGCGTTGATCACCTACCAGGAGCATCTGCGACGCTTCGGGGGGATCGTGGTGATTGTGTTTGGTCTGTATTTGTTGGGCGTGCTGAATCTCAATTTTCTGAAGATGGAACACCGGTACCAGTTTCGTAACCGGCCGGCCGGGTTGCTGGGCTCGTTCTTGATCGGTGTCGCGTTCGCGGCGGGATGGACCCCCTGTGTGGGACCTGTCTTGGGAACGATTCTGCTCTATGCCAGCACGACGGAATCGATGATGAGCGGGATCATCTTGCTCACATGTTATTCTTTGGGGTTGGCGCTGCCGCTGTTTCTGACCGCGTTGGGCGTGGATCGATTTCTCAGTTACTTCAAAGAAGTGCGCACCTACCTTTGGGGCGTCTCCACCGTCAGCGGGGTCCTCCTCATTGTCGTGGGTGTGATGATCTATGCCAATTCGCTGACCATGATCACGAGCTTTCTCGAGCGATACGGGATCGGTTGGTATCTCGGGCAGTAA